In Stomoxys calcitrans chromosome 2, idStoCalc2.1, whole genome shotgun sequence, the following proteins share a genomic window:
- the LOC131994865 gene encoding uncharacterized protein LOC131994865 has translation MRLIEQTKQIAVKNIDNVCSQKKRIVHSTLLPNSIRALIVGPSNCGKTNVMISLIESPNGLKFRNIYIYSKSLYQPKYQYLKKLITPIKGINLFTFSENEKVISPAKANMHSIMVFDDVICDKQNTIRDYFCMGRHKHIDCFYLCQTYTRIPKHLIRDNANMIIIFKQDEMNIKHIYNDHVLGDMTFKDFLKLCSECWKDKYGFLIVSKDDPIDKDIM, from the exons ATGCGTTTAATAGAACAAACTAAACAGAttgctgtgaaaaacattgataATGTCTGTTCACAGAAAAAAAGGATTGTACATAGTACTTTATTACCAAATTCTATACGTGCCCTTATAGTAGGCCCATCAAATTGTGGTAAAACAAATGTTATGATTAGTCTCATAGAAAGCCCTAATGGCCTCAaattcaggaatatatatatatattctaaatctttatatcaaccaaaatatcaatatttaaaaaaattgattactCCAATCAAAGGAATAAACCTATTCACATTCtctgaaaatgaaaaagttatAAGTCCAGCCAAAGCAAATATGCATTCTATAATGGTATTTGATGATGTAATTTGCGATAAACAAAATACTATAAGGGATTATTTTTGTATGGGAAGACATAAACAcattgattgtttttatttatgtcaAACATATACAAGGATTCCTAAACACTTAATACGTGATAATGCAAACATGATTATCATATTTAAGCAAGATGAAATGAATATTAAACATATATATAATGATCATGTCTTGGGTGACATgacatttaaagattttttaaagctTTGTAGTGAATGTTGGAAAGATAAATATGGATTTCTTATTGTGAGCAAGGATGATCCCATTGATAAAG ATATAATGTAG